The Pseudomonas wenzhouensis genome has a segment encoding these proteins:
- the lepA gene encoding translation elongation factor 4: protein MSDLSHIRNFSIIAHIDHGKSTLADRFIQMCGGLTAREMEAQVLDSMDLERERGITIKAHSVTLHYKAQDGKTYQLNFIDTPGHVDFTYEVSRSLAACEGALLVVDAGQGVEAQSVANCYTAIEQGLEVMPVLNKMDLPQADPDRVKDEIEKIIGIDATDAVACSAKSGMGVDEVLERLVQTIPAPTGEIDAPLQALIIDSWFDNYLGVVSLVRVRQGRVKKGDKILVKSTGKVHLVDSVGVFTPKHTATADLKAGEVGFIIASIKDIHGAPVGDTLTLSSTPEVEVLPGFKKIQPQVYAGLFPVSSDDFEDFRDALQKLTLNDSSLQYAPESSDALGFGFRCGFLGMLHMEIIQERLEREYDLDLITTAPSVIYEIELKTGETITVDNPSKLPDVSAVADFREPIVTATILVPQEHLGNVITLCIEKRGVQRDMQFLGSQVQVRYDLPMNEVVLDFFDRLKSTSRGYASLDYHFDRYQSANLVKLDVLINGDKVDALALIVHRDNAAYKGRALTEKMKELIPRQMFDVAIQAAIGGQIIARTTVKALRKNVLAKCYGGDVSRKKKLLEKQKAGKKRMKQVGNVEIPQEAFLAVLRLDS from the coding sequence GTGAGTGACCTGAGTCATATCCGCAATTTTTCCATCATTGCCCACATTGACCACGGCAAGTCCACCTTGGCTGACCGTTTCATCCAGATGTGCGGCGGCCTCACCGCGCGTGAAATGGAGGCTCAGGTTCTGGACTCCATGGATCTGGAGCGTGAACGCGGCATTACCATCAAGGCTCACAGCGTCACGCTGCATTACAAGGCGCAGGACGGTAAAACCTATCAGCTGAACTTCATCGATACCCCCGGTCACGTGGACTTCACCTATGAAGTCTCGCGCTCGCTGGCGGCGTGCGAAGGTGCATTGCTGGTGGTCGATGCCGGCCAGGGCGTCGAGGCGCAGTCGGTTGCCAACTGTTACACCGCCATCGAGCAGGGGCTGGAAGTGATGCCCGTGCTGAACAAGATGGACCTGCCGCAGGCCGACCCGGATCGCGTCAAGGACGAGATCGAGAAGATCATCGGCATCGATGCCACCGACGCCGTGGCCTGCAGTGCCAAGAGCGGCATGGGCGTGGACGAGGTGCTCGAACGCCTGGTGCAGACCATTCCGGCGCCGACCGGCGAGATCGATGCGCCGCTGCAGGCGCTGATCATCGATTCCTGGTTCGACAACTACCTGGGCGTGGTCTCGCTGGTGCGTGTGCGCCAGGGGCGGGTGAAGAAGGGCGACAAGATTCTGGTCAAGTCCACCGGCAAGGTGCACCTGGTCGACAGCGTCGGTGTCTTCACCCCGAAGCACACCGCCACCGCTGATCTGAAAGCCGGTGAAGTGGGCTTCATCATCGCCAGCATCAAGGACATTCACGGTGCGCCGGTCGGTGACACCCTGACCCTGTCCTCGACCCCCGAGGTCGAAGTGCTGCCGGGCTTCAAGAAGATCCAGCCGCAGGTCTACGCGGGCCTGTTCCCGGTCAGCTCCGATGATTTCGAGGACTTCCGCGATGCCCTGCAGAAGCTGACCCTCAACGATTCGTCACTGCAATATGCGCCGGAAAGTTCCGATGCGCTGGGCTTTGGCTTCCGTTGCGGTTTCCTCGGCATGCTGCACATGGAGATCATCCAGGAGCGCCTGGAGCGCGAGTACGACCTGGACCTGATCACCACTGCGCCGAGCGTGATCTACGAGATCGAGCTCAAGACCGGTGAAACCATCACCGTCGACAACCCGTCCAAGCTGCCGGACGTCTCGGCTGTGGCTGACTTCCGCGAACCGATCGTCACCGCCACCATTCTGGTGCCGCAGGAGCACCTGGGTAACGTGATTACCCTGTGCATCGAGAAGCGTGGTGTGCAGCGTGACATGCAATTCCTCGGTTCGCAGGTTCAGGTTCGCTACGACCTGCCGATGAACGAAGTAGTGCTGGACTTCTTCGACCGTCTGAAGTCGACCAGCCGCGGTTATGCCTCGCTGGACTATCATTTCGACCGCTACCAGTCGGCCAATCTGGTCAAGCTTGACGTGTTGATCAACGGCGACAAGGTCGATGCCCTGGCGCTGATCGTGCACCGCGACAACGCCGCCTACAAAGGCCGCGCGTTGACCGAGAAGATGAAGGAACTGATTCCTCGGCAGATGTTCGATGTGGCGATCCAGGCAGCCATTGGCGGCCAGATCATCGCGCGCACCACTGTCAAGGCGCTCAGAAAGAACGTACTGGCCAAATGTTACGGTGGCGACGTGAGCCGTAAGAAGAAACTGCTCGAAAAGCAGAAGGCCGGTAAGAAACGCATGAAGCAGGTCGGCAACGTGGAAATTCCACAGGAAGCCTTCCTCGCGGTGCTCAGGTTGGATAGCTAA
- a CDS encoding DegQ family serine endoprotease, with the protein MRKLKSIAPLLAVALLWGQSLLAQASLPDFTDLVEEASPAVVNISTRQKMPERAVAGHPALPDLEGLPPMFREFFERSIPQAPRNPGGRQREAQSLGSGFIISPDGYIMTNNHVVADADEIIVRLSDRSELEAKLIGADPRSDVALLKVEGKDLPVVRLGKADDLKVGEWVLAIGSPFGFDHSVTAGIVSAKGRNLPSDSYVPFIQTDVAINPGNSGGPLFNLKGEVVGINSQIFTRSGGFMGLSFAIPMEVAMQVADQLKADGKVTRGWLGVVIQEVNKDLAESFGLDKPAGALVAQVLEDGPADKGGLQVGDVILSLNGKPIIMSADLPHLVGGLKPGEKAELNVVRDGSRRKLDVTVGTLPEEGQELASSGSAQGGERSSNRLGVSVVELTAEQKKGLDLKGGVVVKEVLSGPAAMIGLRPGDVITHLNNQAIDSTATFAAVAQELPKNRSVSMRVLRQGRASFITFKLAE; encoded by the coding sequence ATGAGAAAGCTCAAGTCCATTGCGCCGTTGTTGGCGGTTGCCTTGCTCTGGGGACAGAGCTTGTTGGCTCAGGCCAGCCTGCCTGATTTCACTGATCTGGTAGAGGAAGCCTCGCCTGCGGTGGTCAATATCAGTACCCGGCAGAAGATGCCCGAGCGCGCCGTTGCCGGCCATCCGGCGCTGCCTGATCTGGAAGGCCTGCCGCCGATGTTCCGCGAGTTCTTCGAGCGCAGCATTCCGCAGGCGCCGCGTAATCCGGGCGGCCGCCAGCGTGAGGCGCAGTCGTTGGGCTCCGGCTTCATCATTTCCCCCGATGGCTACATCATGACCAACAATCATGTGGTTGCCGATGCCGATGAGATCATCGTGCGTCTGTCCGACCGTAGCGAACTGGAAGCCAAGCTCATCGGCGCAGACCCGCGCAGTGACGTCGCGCTGCTCAAGGTCGAGGGCAAGGATTTGCCCGTGGTGCGCCTGGGCAAGGCCGATGACCTCAAGGTTGGCGAGTGGGTGCTGGCCATCGGTTCGCCGTTCGGTTTCGATCATTCGGTGACGGCCGGTATCGTCAGTGCCAAGGGGCGTAACCTGCCAAGCGACAGCTACGTGCCGTTCATCCAGACCGATGTGGCGATCAACCCCGGTAACTCCGGCGGCCCGCTGTTCAACCTGAAGGGTGAAGTGGTCGGTATCAACTCGCAGATCTTCACCCGTTCCGGCGGTTTCATGGGATTGTCCTTCGCCATTCCGATGGAAGTGGCCATGCAGGTGGCCGACCAGCTCAAGGCTGACGGCAAGGTCACGCGCGGCTGGCTCGGTGTGGTGATTCAGGAAGTGAACAAGGATCTGGCCGAGTCCTTCGGTCTCGACAAGCCGGCTGGCGCGCTGGTCGCGCAGGTGCTTGAAGATGGCCCTGCGGACAAGGGTGGCCTGCAGGTCGGTGACGTGATTCTCAGCCTCAATGGCAAGCCGATCATCATGTCGGCTGACCTGCCGCATCTGGTCGGTGGCTTGAAGCCCGGTGAGAAGGCCGAGCTGAACGTGGTTCGCGACGGCTCCCGCAGGAAGCTCGATGTGACGGTCGGCACGCTGCCGGAAGAGGGGCAGGAGCTGGCCTCATCCGGCTCGGCTCAGGGTGGCGAGCGCAGCAGTAATCGTCTGGGGGTGAGCGTCGTTGAGCTGACGGCCGAGCAGAAGAAGGGCCTCGACCTCAAGGGCGGCGTGGTGGTCAAGGAAGTGCTCAGCGGCCCGGCAGCGATGATCGGCCTGCGCCCTGGTGACGTGATCACGCACCTGAACAATCAGGCCATCGATTCCACCGCCACCTTCGCTGCAGTAGCTCAGGAGTTGCCGAAGAATCGTTCGGTGTCCATGCGCGTGCTGCGTCAGGGGCGTGCCAGCTTCATCACCTTCAAGCTGGCCGAGTAA
- a CDS encoding SoxR reducing system RseC family protein → MIEEQGRVVSLEPGAVWVETLRKSTCSSCSANAACGQGLMDRLGVGRQRGYVRALTQVQLAVGDTVIIGVREDLLVRSSILVYLLPLLGLFAAALLADGLMLPEPLVIVAGLSGLLLSWLLVRWHAARVAENPALQPVVLRTLLVPAPVVC, encoded by the coding sequence ATGATCGAGGAGCAGGGGCGTGTCGTGTCGCTCGAGCCTGGCGCTGTCTGGGTCGAGACCCTGCGCAAGAGCACCTGTTCCAGTTGTTCGGCCAATGCAGCCTGTGGTCAGGGGCTGATGGATCGTCTCGGCGTGGGGCGTCAGCGTGGTTATGTTCGCGCGCTGACCCAGGTGCAACTGGCCGTTGGTGATACCGTGATCATCGGGGTGCGCGAAGATCTGTTGGTGCGCAGCTCGATTCTTGTCTACCTACTTCCTCTTCTTGGTCTGTTCGCTGCTGCGCTGCTGGCGGATGGCTTGATGCTGCCTGAGCCGTTGGTGATTGTCGCCGGCCTGAGTGGTCTGTTGCTCAGTTGGCTGCTGGTGCGCTGGCACGCTGCCCGCGTTGCCGAGAACCCTGCCTTGCAACCCGTTGTCCTACGTACGCTGCTGGTGCCTGCGCCGGTGGTGTGTTGA
- a CDS encoding MucB/RseB C-terminal domain-containing protein, translated as MRAIPLYVLGGLLALPVQASDVQDLLGRLAVAERQQSFQGTFIYERNGSFSTHAVWHRVDEGGEVRERLLQLDGPAQEVLKVDGQAQCITGALAEQISDGQSWPARHLDAEQLGNWYDMRIVGQSRIANRPTIVLVLTPRDQHRYGFELHLDRDTGLPLKSLLLNERGQLLERFQFTQLDISTPVADAMQPSSNCKPVRLKPADSMADGRWRSDWLPPGFVLNTAQLRRGSAADAPVAYLMYGDGLARFSVFIEPLQGAGVEDARSQLGPTVAVSRRMSTESGDVMVTVVGEIPLGTAERIALSVRAGAPEQASQ; from the coding sequence ATGCGCGCAATCCCCCTCTACGTTCTCGGAGGTCTGCTGGCTCTGCCGGTTCAGGCCTCCGATGTGCAGGATTTGCTCGGTCGCCTTGCTGTGGCTGAGCGTCAGCAAAGCTTCCAGGGCACGTTCATTTATGAACGCAACGGAAGCTTCTCCACTCATGCGGTATGGCATCGGGTGGATGAGGGGGGCGAGGTTCGTGAGCGCCTTCTGCAGCTCGACGGCCCTGCGCAGGAGGTGTTGAAAGTCGATGGACAGGCGCAGTGCATCACCGGAGCACTGGCCGAACAGATCAGTGACGGGCAGTCATGGCCTGCGCGTCATCTGGATGCAGAGCAGCTGGGTAACTGGTATGACATGCGTATCGTCGGCCAGTCACGCATCGCCAATCGACCGACCATTGTCCTGGTGCTGACGCCCAGGGATCAGCACCGATACGGCTTTGAGTTGCATCTTGACCGGGACACCGGTCTGCCGCTGAAGTCGCTCTTGCTCAACGAGCGTGGCCAGCTCCTCGAGCGCTTCCAGTTCACTCAACTGGATATTTCCACGCCTGTTGCGGATGCCATGCAGCCAAGCTCGAATTGCAAGCCGGTGCGCCTAAAACCTGCTGACAGCATGGCAGACGGTCGCTGGCGCTCGGATTGGCTGCCGCCGGGGTTTGTCCTGAATACGGCGCAACTGCGTCGTGGCTCTGCTGCAGATGCCCCTGTCGCCTATCTGATGTACGGCGACGGGCTGGCGCGGTTCTCGGTGTTCATCGAGCCTTTGCAGGGCGCCGGTGTCGAAGATGCACGCAGTCAGCTGGGGCCGACGGTCGCCGTTTCCAGGCGCATGAGTACAGAGTCCGGTGATGTGATGGTCACGGTCGTAGGTGAGATTCCTCTGGGCACTGCCGAGCGCATTGCGTTGTCAGTACGTGCCGGAGCCCCTGAACAGGCCAGTCAATGA
- a CDS encoding RseA family anti-sigma factor: MSRETLQESLSAVMDSEADELELRRVLAASEDGELRGTWSRYQIARAAMHRELLVPQLDIASAVSAALAEEAAPARKTPIWRSVGRVAVAASVTVAVLAGVRFYNQDDLAGAQLAQQGASPVLSMPQVQGPALLAGYNASEEAAESAQVGTASWHEQRLPSYLRQHAQEAVMGAGETALPYARAASLENR, from the coding sequence ATGAGTCGTGAAACCCTGCAGGAATCGCTGTCCGCGGTGATGGATAGCGAAGCGGACGAACTGGAACTGCGGCGAGTGCTGGCAGCGAGCGAGGATGGCGAGTTGCGTGGTACCTGGTCGCGTTACCAGATTGCCCGTGCTGCCATGCATCGTGAGTTGCTGGTGCCGCAATTGGATATCGCGTCGGCGGTTTCCGCAGCGCTGGCCGAGGAGGCCGCTCCGGCCCGCAAGACACCAATCTGGCGTAGCGTCGGGCGTGTGGCTGTCGCTGCTTCGGTAACCGTTGCAGTGCTCGCAGGTGTGCGTTTCTACAACCAGGATGACCTGGCGGGTGCTCAACTGGCTCAGCAGGGCGCTTCTCCGGTACTCTCGATGCCGCAAGTGCAAGGCCCCGCATTGCTCGCCGGCTACAACGCAAGCGAGGAAGCTGCTGAGTCGGCCCAGGTTGGGACTGCCAGCTGGCATGAGCAGCGTCTGCCCAGCTATCTGCGTCAACATGCGCAGGAAGCTGTGATGGGTGCCGGTGAAACCGCTCTGCCTTATGCCCGGGCTGCGAGTCTGGAAAACCGCTAA
- the rpoE gene encoding RNA polymerase sigma factor RpoE has product MLTQEDDQQLVERVQRGDKRAFDLLVLKYQHKILGLIVRFVHDTHEAQDVAQEAFVKAYRALGNFRGDSAFYTWLYRIAINTAKNYLVSRGRRPPDSDVSSDDAEFYDGDHGLKDIESPERALLRDEIEATVHRTIAQLPDDLRTALTLREFEGLSYEDIANVMQCPVGTVRSRIFRAREAIDKSLQPLLQET; this is encoded by the coding sequence ATGCTAACCCAGGAAGACGATCAGCAACTGGTCGAGCGAGTGCAGCGCGGCGACAAGCGTGCCTTCGATCTGTTGGTGCTGAAGTATCAGCACAAGATCCTCGGTCTGATCGTGCGATTCGTGCACGACACTCACGAGGCTCAGGATGTCGCTCAGGAAGCGTTCGTAAAAGCTTACCGAGCGCTTGGAAACTTTCGCGGTGACAGCGCGTTCTACACATGGCTGTATCGCATCGCCATCAACACGGCGAAGAATTACCTGGTATCGCGCGGCCGTCGGCCGCCGGATAGCGATGTCAGCAGCGATGATGCGGAGTTCTACGATGGCGATCATGGCCTCAAGGACATCGAGTCACCGGAGCGGGCATTGCTGCGAGATGAGATCGAGGCCACCGTGCATCGAACCATCGCCCAGCTGCCAGACGACTTGCGCACGGCCCTGACCTTGCGCGAGTTCGAAGGCTTGAGTTATGAGGACATTGCCAATGTGATGCAGTGTCCGGTAGGTACGGTGCGTTCACGGATCTTCCGTGCGCGTGAGGCAATCGATAAGTCCCTGCAGCCTCTGTTGCAGGAAACCTGA
- the nadB gene encoding L-aspartate oxidase encodes MSQHFQHDVLIIGSGAAGLTLALTLPSHLRIAVLSKGNLANGSTYWAQGGVAAVLDDTDTVESHVADTLIAGAGLCREDAVRFTVEHSREAIQWLIDQGVPFTRDDETAREDGGFEFHLTREGGHSHRRIIHAADATGAAIFNTLLEQARQRSNIELLEQRVAVDLITERKLGLDGERCLGAYVLDRARGEVDTFSARFVILATGGAAKVYLYTSNPDGACGDGIAMAWRAGCRVGNLEFNQFHPTCLYHPQAKSFLITEAVRGEGGLLKLPNGERFMQRFDERAELAPRDIVARAIDHEMKRLGIDCVYLDISHKPAEFIKSHFPTVYERCLGFGIDITQQAIPVVPAAHYTCGGVVVDQHGRTDVPGLYAIGETSFTGLHGANRMASNSLLECFVYARSACADISEQLDTVGMPANLPGWDASQVTDSDEDVIIAHNWDELRRFMWDYVGIVRTNKRLQRAQHRVRLLLDEIDEFYSNYKVSRDLIELRNLALVAELMITSAMQRRESRGLHYTLDYPEQLAEARDTILTPAPQAQPSAAG; translated from the coding sequence ATGAGCCAACATTTCCAGCACGACGTACTGATCATCGGTAGCGGTGCTGCCGGCCTGACCCTCGCCCTGACACTCCCCAGCCATCTGCGCATTGCAGTGCTGAGCAAAGGCAACCTGGCCAACGGCTCCACCTACTGGGCGCAAGGCGGCGTAGCGGCCGTACTGGACGACACCGACACGGTCGAATCCCACGTCGCCGACACCCTGATAGCCGGCGCCGGCCTGTGTCGTGAAGACGCCGTGCGCTTCACCGTGGAACACAGCCGCGAAGCCATCCAGTGGCTGATCGACCAGGGCGTACCCTTTACCCGCGATGACGAAACCGCACGCGAGGATGGCGGCTTCGAATTTCATCTGACTCGCGAGGGTGGCCACAGTCATCGACGCATCATTCACGCCGCCGATGCCACCGGCGCAGCGATTTTCAACACGCTGCTGGAACAGGCCAGGCAACGCTCGAACATCGAATTGCTGGAGCAGCGCGTCGCCGTCGACCTGATTACCGAACGCAAGCTCGGTCTGGACGGTGAGCGCTGCCTTGGGGCTTACGTACTCGACCGTGCTCGCGGCGAGGTGGATACCTTCAGCGCGCGCTTCGTGATTCTCGCCACCGGCGGTGCCGCCAAGGTCTATCTCTACACCAGCAACCCGGACGGCGCCTGTGGCGATGGCATCGCCATGGCCTGGCGCGCCGGCTGCCGCGTCGGCAACCTGGAGTTCAATCAGTTCCATCCCACCTGCCTGTATCACCCGCAGGCCAAGAGTTTCCTGATCACCGAAGCCGTGCGCGGCGAAGGTGGCCTGCTCAAACTGCCCAATGGCGAACGCTTCATGCAGCGCTTCGATGAGCGCGCCGAACTGGCGCCGCGCGACATCGTCGCCCGCGCCATCGACCATGAAATGAAGCGTCTGGGCATCGACTGCGTCTATCTGGATATCAGCCACAAGCCGGCCGAGTTCATCAAGAGCCACTTCCCCACCGTTTACGAACGCTGCCTGGGCTTTGGCATCGATATCACCCAACAGGCCATACCGGTGGTGCCGGCCGCACATTACACCTGCGGCGGCGTCGTGGTCGATCAGCACGGTCGCACCGACGTGCCCGGCCTGTACGCCATCGGTGAAACCAGCTTTACCGGCCTGCATGGCGCCAACCGCATGGCCAGCAATTCGCTGCTCGAGTGCTTCGTCTATGCACGCTCGGCCTGTGCCGATATCAGCGAACAGCTGGACACCGTCGGCATGCCGGCCAACCTGCCCGGCTGGGACGCCAGCCAGGTAACCGACTCGGACGAAGATGTGATCATCGCCCACAACTGGGATGAACTACGGCGCTTCATGTGGGACTACGTCGGTATCGTGCGCACCAACAAACGCCTGCAGCGCGCCCAGCATCGCGTGCGCCTGCTGCTCGACGAGATCGATGAGTTCTACAGCAATTACAAGGTCAGTCGCGACCTGATCGAACTGCGCAATCTGGCGCTGGTGGCTGAACTGATGATTACCTCGGCCATGCAGCGCCGTGAGAGTCGCGGCCTGCACTACACCCTCGACTATCCGGAGCAGCTGGCCGAAGCACGTGACACTATCCTGACCCCGGCGCCCCAGGCTCAGCCCAGCGCCGCCGGCTGA
- a CDS encoding protein YgfX, with protein sequence MSNPSDAFECRWQPSRWLLRLYLSVLALALLAPWLADIPLWSKLLSLVACLAHAAWVLPRHVLLTAPQAITGLRRDGFGWHMYSVAAGWQAVQLRPDSLALPLTVVLRYRLPGQRFSRGLCIARDALAPEQHRRLRLRLKFSRRRWAEPGAPGSG encoded by the coding sequence GTGTCCAACCCAAGTGATGCCTTCGAGTGCCGTTGGCAGCCCTCACGCTGGCTGCTGAGGCTCTACCTGTCGGTCTTGGCGCTGGCCTTGCTGGCGCCCTGGCTGGCTGACATTCCCCTCTGGTCAAAGCTGCTGTCACTGGTGGCATGCCTGGCGCATGCAGCCTGGGTGCTGCCGCGACACGTCTTATTGACTGCGCCACAGGCCATCACGGGTTTGCGTCGTGATGGATTCGGCTGGCATATGTACAGCGTTGCAGCAGGCTGGCAGGCAGTGCAACTGCGCCCGGACAGCCTGGCGTTGCCGCTGACGGTGGTGCTGCGCTATCGCCTGCCAGGCCAGCGTTTCAGTCGAGGGCTGTGCATTGCCCGTGATGCGTTGGCGCCCGAGCAGCACCGGCGCCTGCGCTTGCGGCTGAAGTTCAGCCGGCGGCGCTGGGCTGAGCCTGGGGCGCCGGGGTCAGGATAG
- a CDS encoding succinate dehydrogenase assembly factor 2 — protein MVEQSELNRLFWHSRRGMLELDVLLVPFVQEVYATLDAENQARYRKLLECEDQDMFGWFMQRGEPEDADLRHIVRMILDRVQPK, from the coding sequence ATGGTTGAGCAAAGTGAACTGAATCGCCTGTTCTGGCATAGCCGTCGTGGCATGCTGGAGCTGGATGTATTGCTGGTGCCGTTCGTCCAGGAGGTCTACGCGACCCTGGATGCCGAGAACCAGGCGCGTTACCGCAAGCTGCTGGAGTGCGAGGATCAGGACATGTTCGGCTGGTTCATGCAGCGCGGCGAGCCTGAGGATGCTGACCTGCGCCATATCGTGCGCATGATCCTGGACCGTGTCCAACCCAAGTGA